From the Brienomyrus brachyistius isolate T26 chromosome 23, BBRACH_0.4, whole genome shotgun sequence genome, the window TTTTCTGCCTCTCTCACAGGGAGACCGTGGGCCCAGCGGGGTATCTGGGCCTCCAGGAGATCCTGGTGTTGGACACCCCGGAGCCAAGGTGACTAATGTTGGTTTTCAGGTCCAGTCATGCAGAGGTTCACCCTTAACGTTGAGTTTAGCTACCTTGCACTTACATTCCCAAAAGACATATTAACACAATTGAGCAAGTCTTACATATATGACACATAAAGTTCAGCCATTAAGTTAAACAGATGGACAGAAGCAAAAATGACACTGATGTGTTGCCAGCGGTGTGTGATGTCAGAGGTCAAATGTCACGTGACTGGCTAATTCCTCCCTCTTGTttctgttctccctgtgtcttaGGGGGAGAAGGGGAACCTGGGAAGACCTGGACCCGCTGGTCCCACTGCCATAGGGGAACCCGGCTTGCCTGTATGCCTACGCTTACctcagtcatgtgaccatgtAGAGGATTTACCTGTATATGCGTATAACTGTAATAATTCTTGTTTGAAGCCATTATATTCAGAGGTATCCTGTAAATGTGAAGTATCTTTTCATAAGTAATGCTGGGACCTTCCGAATTGAACTGCTACATATATTCCCTCTCAGCACAAACCAAGTGTTTGCGTGTGTCTGTTTTATAGGGTCCACCTGGTGTCCCAGGGATGCAAGGACCCCAAGGGATCGTTGGAGAAGGTCTACCGGGTCCAAAAGTAGGCTACACTGAGAGGTTCTCAGTGACTGTTTAAGACTCATTCCGTGGTGtatataataaatacattatacTTCAAATATATTTAGGCTTGGTGCATGTATACAACTGTTAGTTACATTTATACGTCTCAGAGGCGTGTGTCCTTATCACCTTGCAAGACATGGTTTGATCTACGTTCTTTTTTTTGGTAAACTAGTTGTGTAACTAAGACCTGAAATATCTGAAAGGAATATCTTGTCGGGCCAAATTACATTTGAATCGTTCCTGCAGGCTTTGCAAAAGACTCTTTCTTTGCGTCTCGGAGGACAGGCCAGGGGATCCTCCGGCTTAATTTCAAGGCGGTTCCCCCTCATGTCAGAAAGGCTCAATGCTGCTTTGCTCATGCAAGATTTGTATACTCACTTCCTGTGTTATATCTCCCTGAAATTAAAGGTTACTGAAAAATTTTGGGAGGATAAAGTTTTTTGAGTATTATTTACGGTATTATTTTGGATATTATTTCATGGTCTTGTTTCTTCGGTAGTTTAAATACTCTACCACCTAACTCTAACAGTTACTCAGTCATGCATGGCTCCTTTTGGGAGAACTTCACCAATATAGTGGTCAATATTTCAGGGCGACCAAGGATATGACGGGCCCAGGGGACCTCGTGGAGTACCCGGACTGGCAATCAAGGGGGAGAAGGTGTGGTTCCTTCAGTAAGCTCTCAGAAGAGCCACTCGATGTTCCTCAATCTGAAATCTCACATGTCAACAACATAGATATAATGTTATTACAGATGTTCCTCCTGACACAATGGATAGAATAGCAACATTTGTATGGGAGCATCTACCTTAAAAAAAGGAGAAACTGCTGAGAGGAGGTGGGGAATGGGGTGAAGCTGAGCTTCTGTGCCACGTGTAACTGTGAACTCTCTTCTGGTCAGGGAATTACGGGAGCTTCCGGACCACCAGGAGAGACTGGACTTCCGGGTTCAGGTATTCAAGGAGAAAAGGTAAGACCTATCAGCTATTAAAAATGACACACTAACTTTGGTCCCTGCAACCCTGTGCTGGATAATAGTTGGACAATAAATGGATTTgtgattccatccatccatttatcctaTGACTGTGTGTCTCTGTTAGGGAGATCGAGGACAAACGGGTCCCCCAGGCCCAAGAGGGATTCCAGGTTCCGGATTTATGGGGCCAAAGGTAATTCTGACCAAACCATCTATCCATGAATGGCATTTGGTAATTCTCACCCGTGTCCACTAGGGTGTCCTCTTTTCTGCATTTATGGTCATGACTCTCAGTCTCAGTCTGCAGTCCAAGCCACATGACCCACCTGAACCAATGGAAAAACACAAGGTTGACTCCGCCCACACACTATGTAATCTATTTACCAGAAAGTGCTGCTTTCCTCACAGGGTGACCAGGGTTTCCCAGGTGAGCATGGGCCTCAAGGGGAGAGAGGAATCGGAGAGCCGGGGCCCAAAGTAAGGGAGAAATGCCGAACGCTATTTGATCCTACAAGTATGCTGAATGACAATCAGCTTATCATGCAGGATTGTATAAGATATTTAATTGTATAAGATAAAGTAAATTGCATTTTACCTGATTCATAGTTTGCATCAGAGTATTTTTTGTAATAGAATTTGTGAATGTGTTGGTGTGATTCTGTGATATGAATCAGGGAGAACCTGGACCAGATGGATTAGCTGGACTCCCAGGAATCCCAGGGGAAGACGGAGCGGTTGGGCCTAAGGCGAGTGGATATGGGGTGTTCATGAGGCATCCATGGGGTGTTAATGGGGCGATCATGGGGCGTTCATGGGGCGTTCATGAGGCATTCATGGGGTGTTAATGGGGCGATCATGGGGCGTTCATGGGGCGTTCATGAGCCATTCATGGGGTGTTAATGGAGCATTCGAGAGGTGTTAATGGGGCATTCATGGGGTGTTAATGGGGCGTTAATGGGGCGTTCGTGGGGCGTTCATGGGGCGTTCATGGGGCGTTCATGGGGCGTTCATGGGGCGTTAATGGGACGTTCATGGGGCGTTCATGGGGCGTTCATGGGGCGTTCATGGGGCGTTCATGGGGCGTTCATTCTGCATCAGTCATCAGAGATCCGTGGTTTATTGTCCATGTTTCTGCCCCCCATGAAGACCTCCTACCAATGCATATTCAGGGGCTATCATGTGTATTTAAATCACATATTCTGTACAACAGTGGCCAGTCTGATtacaatccacacacacacacatgcatagatatatataaatggggaccttccattTATTATTTGCGGGGAAATACAAATATTTGTGGGGAATGTTACTGTGGTTAAACCGAACTGAGTGCCTTATGGTCTGTGAATGTAATAACCGAGAGCCTTACGGTCTGTGAAAGTAATAACCGAGAGCCTTACGGTCTGTGAATGTAATAACTGAGAGCCTTATGGTCTGTGAATGTAATAACCAAGAGCCTTATGGTCTGTGAAAGTAATAACCGAGAGCCTTACGGTCTGTGAATGTAATAACCGAGAGCCTTATGGTCTGTGAATGTAATAACTGAGAGCCTTATGGTCTGTGAATGTAATAACTGAGATGCTAATTTGCACCAGCCGCCAATCAGAATAAATATTGTGGCACGCTGGACTAGGacaaaatgattaaaaaaaggATGTTAAATTAGTGTAGACTCACAATACTTAAGTAAGACCCTGCCTGTCAAATACAGACAGAAtagggatttttaaaataaattttgtcatctgttttattaataaaatcaGGGGGAGACTGGTTTACCTGGACCCAGGGGACCAGAGGGCGTACCGGGAAAAGGGATTTCTGGAGAAAAGGTACCAAGTCTATATCTTTGGCTGTCTTGAAACACTGTGTCGATTCAGATTTAAGATTAAAAGTGGTCCATCTGACTACTGAGCAAGTACAGTTGCTGACAACAGAGGGGGGGCTGCTTATATGCCCTGCTTGCAGTCGTGGGACAGGCCTCTCCCCCAATGGGGTGGTCCTACTCAAGAGATACATGGAAATGTGTCTGCTCTCTTTTTGCAGGGAGACCGAGGAGACAGGGGTTCCAGGGGTCTGCCAGGGGTAGCAGGGCCTGTGGGCCCAGCGGGGGCTAAGGTAACAAACAGTACATGatatgggggtgtgtgtgtgggggggggggtcagatgaACAGATTACAGTCTGTGTATCACTCATCCTGGTGAAAATGGCGTATCAGTCATCCTGGTGAAAATGGCGTATCAGTCATCCTGGTGAAAATGGCGTATCAGTCATCCTGGTGAAAATGGCGTATCAGTCATCCTGGTGAAAATGGCGTATCAGTCATCCTGGTGAAAATGGCGTATCAGTCATCCTGGTGAAAATGGCGTATCAGTTATCCTGGTGAAAATGGCGTATCAGTCATCCTGGTGAAAATGGCATGCTGTCTTTCGTCTCAGAAGGCAAATCTTAAATCACAGCTGCAGTCAGGTCAGAATCGTGGCCGATCACAATAACGTCGGCTCGACATCTCTGCTTTTAGGGAGAACCAGGAAGCGTGGGTCCGATGGGGGTTCCTGGGATGCCGGGCCAGGGCATACGGGGCTCCAAGGTGAGGCGGGGGGCAGGGTCTGAAGCCTCTTGGTTACCCTGAGATTCATTCTGGGGGAGTTTTCATCTCTGCTGTATAGAGAACCTTCCCCAGAACTGTAGCGGTTGCCTTTTAGCAAAGTGCCTGTGGTCCTGTACTGATGGGGGCTGAAGCTGGACCAGGGAGGCGTGTTATTGTACGTGAAAACATTCGACACATTTCACGTTCTCTGAACACGGCCTTTGAGTTGCAGGGGGACGTCGGTCCGCCTGGGCCTGCTGGACCAGTGGGAGAACAAGGCACTGGACTTACTGGACCAAAGGTAAACTAAGCatgccagggtgggggggggggggcacttcaaAGTCATGGGAGGAAGCCAGCTGAGATGCCGCCATTTTGCATGTTCCAGGGGGAAAGAGGACTGCAGGGTCCTGTGGGACCACAAGGTGCTAAAGGGGAAGGTAGCACTGGGCCCcaggtgagtgagtgtgtgtgtgtgtgtgtgtgtgtgtgtgtgtgtgtcatgtgcTTCTAGACTCAGAAATAGATATTTTAATAGAAGGTGATGCCAGACTGTCTGCTCTCGGTGCAACAAGAGTAATCATTCACAGACCACAGGTGTAGGAGTGTAGGAACAGCTGCAGGCATCTCGACAAATCtgataaaaacacaaaacacaaagCAATTCCATAGCTGACTGCTAACTCAGATACACAAGTTACAGGAATATgcagataaataaaaaaccgcCCATTGAAGTCTGTGGATTTATTACTATTCTTTAACTTTTCAGCTTGCATGTAACAAAAAAACCTGGATGCTTATTTACAGGGACTGCCAGGAGTACCAGGCCCACCTGGAGAGACTGGACCAGAGGGGAAAGGATTCCCAGGACCTAAGGTAGAGGGTTTCCCCTCTTCATGGAGCCTAATGCTCGCCAATGCAGTGTCTGTACCCAACGTTCACTGTATTTAGGGAGACAGAGGGTCCCCGGGTCTCCCTGGACCGTTAGGACCACCAGGACTTGGAGTGACTGGATCCAAGGTAGGACAAATCCACACGGGATTCTCCTTTGCGGTAATACAGGGACATCCCTGCTCTTTTTAACGCGTCTCACCCACCACAGTACAGGTTAGCCCAGCTGAATCATAGGTCGCCTGAGTTtagggtggatagttcaggtacagaaataaaaattcctgaccatgattttgtttcagccaaccagttgagtattaaGACTCACAGGACTCTGTTagatggttgaaacaaaactttggtctggacatttactttctggaccggaaCTATCCAGCTCTAGCTGGGTTTGAGGTTCTTTCCGTCTGGTCATACCCAAAGTCATCTGTACAGTTGCACAGCAAATTCACTGCACAAAAGACAAGCCTCATTCATTCAGTCACATGATCAGTAAAGACATCAGGTACAAGTGACAGAAGTACGTATTTGACGGTGAAGCATAGAATTAAAACTCTGATTATGCACCTTATTTTGTTTGATGTGATTATTAATGTACATACAGGCATAGAGATTCCACCAGCATTTTAATCCTTGGTGTTAATCAGGTACGATTTAGCTTTGCATCTATCCATCTTACATAAAGATGTATCcatggagaccatgcaaactgcatGGGAGGAGGGGTAGGAAACGACCCCACAACCCTAGCAGTGTGAGGCCACCATGCCCACCCCTTGAGCTTATTACATAAAATATCATTACATGAGATTCGCCCGTATGAAACCTCAAGCTGTAATTCATGGTCATTACGTGCTGAATTACGAGTGTGGGTGAACAAGCGGGAACAGCTTTGTGTATCAGTGATCCCCCCCAACCCATAAATACGATGTGCATGTCAACCTGTACAAGATGGCACGACTCGTAGGATAAGTGACTGTTTCTGCAGGGCTCTACAGGACAACCGGGTCCACCCGGTCTGCAGGGACTGCCAGGCGAGGGCGTCCAGGGAGTCAAGGTAGAGTGAACCCCCCCCTGGAGAGACACCCCTGTTTATAATATTCTAATCAAGGCATCACACGGCTCTCAGGTTCCCAAAAGTAGAAGGAGGGGTTCTGGAACACCAGTTGACCTGTAACATTGAGTGGGCTCAACAATTGACTGTTTCATTCAATAACAACCTGGAACTGGACAGGAGTGACTGTCGCCGTTTGGGTTGACAGTTACTTCTTGGGTTGTTTTTTTGTGATGGTGATGAGATTCAGAAGAGTGTTGTAGGCCGAGGGCTCATATTGCACAAATCGGACGAACCGAAACACAATTTAATCTGGACTGTGTCCTCAAATTTGATCATCAACGCACCCTCCACTTGCCAAATTTCGCTTTGTGTTGCTGATGGAATCAAATACTTGAATAACCTGGCTTAGAtcatcctgcttttctgtgaaaGCAAACATGACATTGTTCATGTGAGTCTGGGGGTCTTCTGTAGGGTGATGCTGGATTCCAGGGGACACCAGGCCCTCGAGGACCTCCGGGGACTGGTCTTCCTGGAGAAAAGGTATGAGAGGCCGGTAAGCTGATGAGCTGAATCATGGAAAGTTGAAAATTTTATGCCAACCAGAACGACACATATCTTGCAGGGAGACAGAGGATTTCCCGGTGAGCGGGGATACAAGGGAGAGAAGGGAAAATATGGAGAAATGGGAATCCCGGGAAAAACGGTAAGCCAAACATTGTTACTTGTAGCCACAGTAACTCAAAATCATGTGACACGTCAGGTGACCATTAAAGGACGACAGCTTTTGTCAGAGGGCTCTGTGCTATGTAGATGACAGCAGGCTTTCTTATCTTTTCAGGGCAGATCTGGGCAGAAAGGAGAGCCTGGTTTGACAGTGAGTAAATATTCACTGTAATGCACATCACGCTCTCCATCTTACCTAATGCAAAATCACTTTTATTATAGATTCTGCTTTTACTCTAATTTTACAGAGAGAAGAAATCATTAAAATCATCAGAGAAATATGTGGTGAGTTTTGTATTAGTTATATTTCTGCACACGGGAATTTAACGACAATGGAATAAATTAGCGGTTTGGGAGATAGACGAATAGGTGGATGTTAGTAGCTAAATTGATGAAAGTCGCTTAAAATGCACTAAACACATATGAGTGTGGTTTTCAAAACCTGTCTaccccagtgtttcccaatccggttctcagggacccgcagacgGTCCAAGTTTTTGTCAGCTGAGACAGATCAAAAACGTGACCCGTCTTCGAGTCCCTAAggatcggattgggaaacactggtctacccATTTCCTTGAATGTCTGGTCTGTAGGGTCGATACAGGCCTTAAGCTCTTTCTGAACCTTCTTTTAGGATGTGGCATCAAATGCAGGGAGAGTCCCCTGGAGCTGGTCTTCGTAATCGACAGCTCCGAGAGCGTGGGACCCGAGAACTTCGACGTGGTGAAGGACTTTGTGAACACGCTGATCGACCGCGTGTCCGTGAGCCGGGAGGCGACCCGCATCGGCGTGGTGCTCTACAGCCATATCTCCACTGTGGTGGTCAGTCTGCAGCAGCAGTCTGGCCAAGACGACGTCAAGGCCGCCGTGCGCAAGATGGCCTACCTGGGCGAGGGCACCTACACGGGCAGTGCCATCAGGCGGGCCAACCAGATCTTCCAGGCCTCACGCCCTGGAATTCGAAAAGTTGCCATTGTGCTGACTGATGGCCAGACGGACCACCGGGATGAAGTGAAACTAGAGGACGCGGTCAGGGAGGCGCACAGCGCCAGCATCGAGATGTTTGTGATCGGTGTGGTCAAGCGCAGTGACCCTCTCTACAAAGAGTTTGTCGAGGAGATGAACTCCATGGCCTCTGAACCCACCGACGAGCATGTGTACCTGATCGACGACTTCTTGACACTTTCTAGTAAGTCCTCTCCCGCTGTGTGGAGCCACCACAGTTATTGCATATTATGCAAATACTTACCTAATTGGTAAGGAGGGaaatattttgaagaaactgaaAAACGTCTTAGCCAACCTCAATACCTTTCCAAATTGTGTGTCACAGCCCTGGAGAGTAAACTCTTGAGTCAGATTTGTGAGAGTGAAGATGGGTCCAAGTTCAGTCCAGTCTCCCCCAGTTTCCTTACTCCGGATACCCCTGACCTTCCAACCAAACCATCAGAGAGGATGGACATTGGCAGTGGTAGATACATTATAACAAGCAAACAGGTAAATACCCTATCTAAGTCTTTTATATCTTTGTTAAACCTTACGGGCTGCTTAAGTTTGCCTCGTAAAGCGAATTCAGCGAAGTTCTTTAGCAAACGAAGAGCCTTGGAAAGTGCATCAATGAGTGTTGTGCAGCAGGTCATCATTTGTTCTATGGTCAcctcctccctccccagccAGAAGGGCCAGAACAGCCAACACCCCCTCTTCTCCTAGGCCCCACGTTGGACAGCTACGATATCCACTCCAACACGATTGGAAGAGCCCGGGTCAACCAAGAGAATCAAACAAGCCTAACGGGAGAATCGACAAGTTTCTCGGCTAGGGGACACTCACGGTTGTACATTTCTTCTGCTGGGGGCCACAGTCCAGTGGAGCAAAAGCTTGTCACAGAGGCTTTGCAgcagcccccaccccagccaccTCCACCCCTGGATCATCACACTTTTGTACCCGGTAATCAGTGGTCTTTTATCTTATACTACTAATCACTGGCTAAAAGCCATCAACCATGAGACCATTCATAGCAAACAGTCGCGCAAATACTACTCAGGGCTCCAGGAATGCAGTTCAGACCACTGAATCATCTTGGTTTTCCCATAACGAATACTACATTTGAATTACACGGTTACCAGTACCAAAGCTGATACTATATTTTGGCTTTAAAGCAAATTGCCCAAACGCTGAACAGTTGAAatccatgcagaaatataacaaAGATTTTCACTCTTTCCAGAGGTGAGATGCAGCCAGGTTCTGGACCCAGGCCCGTGCCGGGAGTACGTGATGAAGTGGTACTATGACCGTACGGCCAACGCCTGTGCGCGCTTCTGGTACGGAGGCTGCATCGGCAACCAGAACCAGTTC encodes:
- the col28a1a gene encoding collagen, type XXVIII, alpha 1a isoform X2; its protein translation is MRLHNRELKIRMALLQYSSTVTVEQRFRDWQSLEDFQVRLWAMAYIGQGTYSSYAITNATQLFLSETKPDSLRVALLMTDGGDHPQNPNTVGAASEAKNHNVRLFAIGLSDKAQQGLNSAKLRSIASHPPQHHFFSLTDSLLEKKILNELNKTSTEGCQPKVCLCDKGERGLPGIMGKKGDRGNDGAPGVKGSKGEPGVNGQPGITGDEGRPGYKGEKGGRGECGAPGLKGEQGLEGPLGPRGARGEQGPIGPPGDLGPEGRTGPKGDRGPSGVSGPPGDPGVGHPGAKGEKGNLGRPGPAGPTAIGEPGLPGPPGVPGMQGPQGIVGEGLPGPKGDQGYDGPRGPRGVPGLAIKGEKGITGASGPPGETGLPGSGIQGEKGDRGQTGPPGPRGIPGSGFMGPKGDQGFPGEHGPQGERGIGEPGPKGEPGPDGLAGLPGIPGEDGAVGPKGETGLPGPRGPEGVPGKGISGEKGDRGDRGSRGLPGVAGPVGPAGAKGEPGSVGPMGVPGMPGQGIRGSKGDVGPPGPAGPVGEQGTGLTGPKGERGLQGPVGPQGAKGEGSTGPQGLPGVPGPPGETGPEGKGFPGPKGDRGSPGLPGPLGPPGLGVTGSKGSTGQPGPPGLQGLPGEGVQGVKGDAGFQGTPGPRGPPGTGLPGEKGDRGFPGERGYKGEKGKYGEMGIPGKTGRSGQKGEPGLTREEIIKIIREICGCGIKCRESPLELVFVIDSSESVGPENFDVVKDFVNTLIDRVSVSREATRIGVVLYSHISTVVVSLQQQSGQDDVKAAVRKMAYLGEGTYTGSAIRRANQIFQASRPGIRKVAIVLTDGQTDHRDEVKLEDAVREAHSASIEMFVIGVVKRSDPLYKEFVEEMNSMASEPTDEHVYLIDDFLTLSTLESKLLSQICESEDGSKFSPVSPSFLTPDTPDLPTKPSERMDIGSGRYIITSKQPEGPEQPTPPLLLGPTLDSYDIHSNTIGRARVNQENQTSLTGESTSFSARGHSRLYISSAGGHSPVEQKLVTEALQQPPPQPPPPLDHHTFVPEVRCSQVLDPGPCREYVMKWYYDRTANACARFWYGGCIGNQNQFESEASCKKACVGDTEPQLQGHVASTIVT
- the col28a1a gene encoding collagen, type XXVIII, alpha 1a isoform X1; its protein translation is MRKGLLLCLALMILSNAARSQVKKKKGQKENRLKDEGKEATCQLEIAFLLDSSESAKTVLFQKQREFVHSLAKQIVQMRLHNRELKIRMALLQYSSTVTVEQRFRDWQSLEDFQVRLWAMAYIGQGTYSSYAITNATQLFLSETKPDSLRVALLMTDGGDHPQNPNTVGAASEAKNHNVRLFAIGLSDKAQQGLNSAKLRSIASHPPQHHFFSLTDSLLEKKILNELNKTSTEGCQPKVCLCDKGERGLPGIMGKKGDRGNDGAPGVKGSKGEPGVNGQPGITGDEGRPGYKGEKGGRGECGAPGLKGEQGLEGPLGPRGARGEQGPIGPPGDLGPEGRTGPKGDRGPSGVSGPPGDPGVGHPGAKGEKGNLGRPGPAGPTAIGEPGLPGPPGVPGMQGPQGIVGEGLPGPKGDQGYDGPRGPRGVPGLAIKGEKGITGASGPPGETGLPGSGIQGEKGDRGQTGPPGPRGIPGSGFMGPKGDQGFPGEHGPQGERGIGEPGPKGEPGPDGLAGLPGIPGEDGAVGPKGETGLPGPRGPEGVPGKGISGEKGDRGDRGSRGLPGVAGPVGPAGAKGEPGSVGPMGVPGMPGQGIRGSKGDVGPPGPAGPVGEQGTGLTGPKGERGLQGPVGPQGAKGEGSTGPQGLPGVPGPPGETGPEGKGFPGPKGDRGSPGLPGPLGPPGLGVTGSKGSTGQPGPPGLQGLPGEGVQGVKGDAGFQGTPGPRGPPGTGLPGEKGDRGFPGERGYKGEKGKYGEMGIPGKTGRSGQKGEPGLTREEIIKIIREICGCGIKCRESPLELVFVIDSSESVGPENFDVVKDFVNTLIDRVSVSREATRIGVVLYSHISTVVVSLQQQSGQDDVKAAVRKMAYLGEGTYTGSAIRRANQIFQASRPGIRKVAIVLTDGQTDHRDEVKLEDAVREAHSASIEMFVIGVVKRSDPLYKEFVEEMNSMASEPTDEHVYLIDDFLTLSTLESKLLSQICESEDGSKFSPVSPSFLTPDTPDLPTKPSERMDIGSGRYIITSKQPEGPEQPTPPLLLGPTLDSYDIHSNTIGRARVNQENQTSLTGESTSFSARGHSRLYISSAGGHSPVEQKLVTEALQQPPPQPPPPLDHHTFVPEVRCSQVLDPGPCREYVMKWYYDRTANACARFWYGGCIGNQNQFESEASCKKACVGDTEPQLQGHVASTIVT